One Phaseolus vulgaris cultivar G19833 chromosome 4, P. vulgaris v2.0, whole genome shotgun sequence DNA window includes the following coding sequences:
- the LOC137838064 gene encoding aldehyde dehydrogenase family 2 member C4-like: MAALSNGNQPSSSFNTPSIKFTKLFINGQFVHSLSGKEFETIDPRTEEVIAKIAEGGKEDIDVAVKAARAAFDHGPWPRMPGAERARIMMKWADLIEQNIDEIAALEALDAGKLYHFCKAVDIPSAANTIRYYAGAADKIHGEVLKASRELHAYTLLEPIGVVGHIIPWNFPTTMFVAKVSPSLAAGCTMVLKPAEQTPLSALFYAHLSKLAGIPDGVLNVVPGFGLTAGAAICSHMDIDKVSFTGSTEVGREVMRAAANSNLKPVSLELGGKSPMIVFDDADVNKAAELALLGFVFNKGEICVAGTRVLVQEGIYDEFEKKLVEKAKAWVVGDPFDPKVQQGPQVNQKQFERILSYIELGKTEGATLLTGGKRVGNKGYYIEPTIFSNVKEDMRIVQEEIFGPVMVLMKFKTIEDAIKSANNTKYGLASGIVTKSLDTANTVSRSIRAGIVWINCYFAFGNDIPYGGYKMSGFGRDFGLEALHKYLQVKSVVTPIYNSPWL, encoded by the exons ATGGCTGCTCTCTCTAATGGCaaccaaccttcttcttccTTCAATACTCCTTCCATCAAGTTCACCAAACTCTTCATCAATGGCCAATTTGTTCATTCTCTTTCAG GGAAAGAATTTGAGACAATAGATCCAAGGACAGAGGAAGTGATTGCGAAGATCGCAGAAGGAGGAAAGGAAGACATTGATGTTGCTGTGAAAGCGGCACGTGCCGCTTTCGACCACGGTCCATGGCCTCGCATGCCCGGCGCG GAAAGAGCAAGAATTATGATGAAATGGGCAGACTTAATTGAGCAAAACATAGATGAAATAGCAGCATTGGAAGCCCTTGATGCTGGGAAGTTGTACCACTTTTGTAAGGCTGTTGACATTCCTTCAGCAGCAAATACCATACGTTACTATGCTGGTGCTGCAGATAAAATCCACGGGGAGGTCTTGAAAGCTTCTAGAGAGCTCCATGCATATACTTTGCTAGAACCAATTGGTGTTGTGGGGCACATTATTCCCTGGAACTTCCCTACCACCATGTTTGTTGCCAAGGTTAGTCCTTCCTTGGCTGCAGGTTGCACAATGGTCCTCAAGCCTGCTGAACAAACACCTCTCTCAGCCTTGTTTTATGCTCATCTATCTAAATTG GCTGGAATTCCAGATGGAGTACTTAATGTAGTACCTGGATTTGGTCTAACTGCAGGTGCTGCAATATGCTCACACATGGACATTGATAAG GTAAGCTTTACAGGTTCAACAGAAGTGGGGCGTGAAGTAATGCGTGCTGCAGCTAATAGTAATTTGAAACCAGTTTCACTTGAATTAGGAGGCAAGTCACCCATGATAGTTTTTGATGATGCTGATGTAAATAAAGCTGCTGAGCTTGCTCTCTTGGGCTTCGTATTCAATAAG GGAGAAATCTGTGTTGCAGGTACCCGTGTGCTCGTTCAAGAAGGAATTTACGATGAATTTGAGAAGAAACTGGTGGAGAAAGCAAAAGCTTGGGTGGTTGGTGATCCTTTTGATCCTAAAGTTCAACAAGGGCCTCAG GTTAACCAGAAGCAATTTGAAAGGATCCTTTCCTATATTGAACTTGGAAAGACAGAAGGGGCCACCCTTTTGACAGGTGGAAAAAGAGTGGGAAACAAGGGTTACTACATTGAACCTACGATTTTCTCCAATGTTAAG gAGGACATGAGAATAGTGCAGGAGGAGATATTTGGCCCTGTGATGGTTTTGATGAAGTTTAA GACTATTGAGGATGCAATTAAGAGTGCCAATAACACTAAGTATGGTCTAGCATCAGGCATTGTGACCAAGAGTTTGGACACAGCCAACACTGTGTCAAGGTCCATTCGTGCAGGCATTGTGTGGATCAACTGCTACTTTGCCTTCGGAAATGACATTCCTTATGGAGGGTACAAGATGAGTGGATTTGGAAGAGATTTTGGATTGGAAGCCCTACACAAGTATCTGCAAGTTAAATCTGTTGTAACTCCCATTTACAATTCTCCTTGGCTTTGA
- the LOC137838066 gene encoding aldehyde dehydrogenase family 2 member C4-like: protein MASLNTGSSPSESFDQIPTVKFTKLFINGEFVDSVSGKTFETVDPRTEEVIVEIAEASKEDVDIAVKAAREAFDIGPWPRIPGAERAKIMLKWAQLIEQNVEEIAALDTIDGGKLFSWCKAVDVPEACNILRYYAGAADKVHGNVFKTSRDLHLYSLMEPVGVVGHIIPWNFPTIMFFAKVAPALAAGCTMVIKPAEQTPLSSLFYAHLAKLAGIPDGVLNVVPGFGSTAGAAISSHMDIDAVSFTGSTETGRKIMQAAALSNLKPVSLELGGKSPVLIFEDADIDKAVDLALFGILHNKGEICVAFSRVFVQEGIYDEFEKKIVEKAKTWVVGDPFDPKVQQGPQTCKEQFDKILSYIKHGKSEGASLLTGGKPVGNKGYYIEPTIFTNVKEDMLIAQEEIFGPVMTLSKFNTIEDAIKKANSSKYGLAAGIVTKNLDIANTVSRSIRAGIIWINCFFAFDIDCPFGGYKMSGFGRDYGLEALHKYLKVKSVATPIYNSPWL from the exons ATGGCAAGTCTCAACACTGGCTCCAGCCCCTCAGAATCCTTTGACCAGATTCCAACAGTAAAGTTTACCAAGCTTTTCATCAATGGAGAATTTGTGGATTCTGTTTCAG gaaaaacGTTTGAGACTGTTGATCCAAGAACAGAAGAAGTGATTGTTGAAATAGCAGAGGCTTCCAAAGAAGATGTTGATATTGCTGTGAAGGCTGCACGTGAAGCATTTGATATTGGTCCATGGCCACGCATTCCCGGTGCT GAAAGAGCCAAGATTATGCTGAAATGGGCACAACTAATTGAACAGAATGTAGAAGAAATAGCAGCATTGGACACTATTGATGGAGGAAAGCTATTCAGTTGGTGTAAGGCTGTGGATGTTCCTGAAGCCTGCAACATCCTACGTTACTATGCTGGGGCTGCTGACAAAGTTCATGGAAATGTGTTCAAAACATCTCGTGACCTCCACTTGTATTCTCTTATGGAACCTGTTGGTGTTGTTGGTCACATTATCCCTTGGAATTTCCCTACTATCATGTTCTTCGCCAAGGTCGCCCCGGCCTTGGCTGCTGGTTGCACCATGGTCATCAAGCCTGCTGAGCAAACACCTCTCTCATCACTCTTCTATGCTCATCTTGCTAAGTTG GCTGGTATCCCAGATGGAGTGCTCAATGTAGTACCTGGATTTGGCTCAACTGCAGGGGCTGCAATAAGCTCACATATGGACATTGATGCG GTTAGTTTTACAGGTTCAACAGAAACAGGTCGTAAAATAATGCAGGCTGCGGCATTGAGCAACTTGAAACCTGTTTCTCTTGAATTAGGAGGAAAGTCGCCAGTTTTGATTTTTGAGGATGCTGATATAGATAAAGCTGTTGATCTTGCTCTCTTTGGCATCCTACACAACAAG GGAGAAATCTGTGTTGCATTCTCTAGAGTTTTTGTCCAGGAAGGGATATATGAtgaatttgagaaaaagataGTCGAGAAGGCTAAAACTTGGGTAGTAGGAGACCCTTTTGATCCAAAAGTTCAACAGGGACCCCAA ACTTGTAAGGAACAGTTTGATAAAATTCTTTCCTATATTAAGCATGGAAAGAGTGAAGGAGCCTCACTGTTGACTGGGGGTAAGCCAGTGGGCAACAAGGGATACTATATTGAGCCAACCATTTTTACCAATGTTAAG GAGGACATGCTAATTGCACAAGAGGAAATATTTGGACCTGTGATGACACTTTCTAAGTTCAA CACCATTGAGGATGCAATTAAGAAAGCCAACAGCTCCAAATATGGCCTAGCAGCAGGGATTGTGACCAAGAACTTGGATATTGCCAACACTGTATCAAGGTCCATCCGTGCAGGCATCATTTGGATCAACTGCTTCTTTGCATTTGATATTGACTGCCCTTTTGGAGGGTATAAGATGAGTGGATTTGGAAGAGATTATGGACTTGAAGCACTTCATAAGTATCTTAAAGTTAAATCTGTTGCAACTCCTATTTACAATTCTCCTTGGCTTTGA